Proteins encoded within one genomic window of Cucumis sativus cultivar 9930 chromosome 3, Cucumber_9930_V3, whole genome shotgun sequence:
- the LOC101206796 gene encoding jacalin-related lectin 3 isoform X1 yields MEDEVVVVKFGIRGCEEAPRRWDDGAHSTIRQIVITHDKCIYSVNIEYDNNGESIWKPKHGGNKGSTSEVVLNYPNEYLISIHGYYSDIGHMMEKRVLTPTTVIRSLTLESNIKTYGPFGMDEGTKYSFPIMEAKIVGFHGSSGWFLDAIGIYVQPISSSQSVQPAQHKFEMTEVEINEPFSLGEYGGEDGEPWSESFQAIKQLLIHNDEHRIVSIQMEYVDENGHFVWSHKHGGDEGSPSQVVFEFPNEYLVSIHGYYKSELGTIVIRSLTFETSKTSYGPFGNEDGTNFSFPTAGLKIVGIHGRSNTSHLNAIGLLVALIQHY; encoded by the exons atg GAAGATgaggtggtggtggtgaaGTTTGGGATACGAGGCTGCGAAGAGGCTCCGCGTCGTTGGGATGACGGAGCTCATTCCACCATCAGACAGATCGTGATTACTCATGACAAATGTATCTACTCAGTCAATATCGAGTATGACAATAATGGTGAATCAATTTGGAAGCCCAAGCATGGTGGAAACAAGGGTTCCACTTCTGAG GTTGTTTTAAATTATCCAAACGAGTACCTGATTTCAATCCATGGCTACTACAGTGACATAGGACACATGATGGAGAAGAGAGTTCTAACTCCAACCACAGTGATTCGATCGCTAACTCTGGAAAGTAATATAAAAACTTACGGACCATTTGGGATGGACGAAGGAACCAAATATTCGTTCCCAATCATGGAGGCGAAGATCGTTGGATTCCATGGGAGTTCTGGTTGGTTTCTTGATGCAATTGGAATCTATGTACAACCAATTTCCTCTTCCCAGTCGGTGCAACCTGCtcaacataaatttgaaatgactGAAGTTGAAATTAATGAGCCTTTTAGTTTAGGAGAATATGGTGGGGAAGATGGGGAACCATGGAGTGAGAGTTTTCAAGCAATCAAACAGTTGTTGATTCATAATGATGAACATCGGATTGTTTCTATCCAAATGGAATACGTGGATGAGAATGGGCATTTTGTTTGGTCTCACAAACATGGTGGAGACGAAGGTTCTCCATCCCAG GTTGTTTTTGAATTTCCAAATGAGTATCTAGTTTCGATTCATGGCTACTACAAATCTGAACTGGGTACCATTGTGATCCGATCCTTGACTTTTGAAACCAGTAAAACTAGTTATGGGCCATTTGGGAATGAAGATGGAACCAATTTTTCATTCCCAACTGCTGGGTTGAAGATTGTTGGCATCCATGGAAGATCCAACACTTCGCATCTCAATGCCATTGGACTCCTTGTGGCATTGATTCAACATTATTAG
- the LOC116402730 gene encoding jacalin-related lectin 19-like, with protein sequence MGGIKEAKKEEGCAKTLSFKPKGSSGGNDWDDGVYCDIKMLEIQFGGRCIDAIRFQYEDKYGNSITPQKHGGNEGKRIIQIGLNCPDEYLISVHGYHGNIYDQFGNPTHVIRSLTFETNKQSLGPYGIEEGIKFSFPTTGLIKIVGFHGRSGWFLDAIGFHFLPISISK encoded by the exons ATGGGCGGAAttaaagaagcaaaaaaagaGGAGGGATGTGCGAAAACCTTGTCGTTTAAACCAAAAGGAAGTAGTGGTGGGAACGATTGGGATGACGGAGTTTATTGTGACATAAAAATGTTGGAAATTCAATTTGGAGGAAGGTGTATTGATGCAATTCGATTCCAATATGAAGACAAATATGGAAATTCTATTACGCCTCAAAAACATGGTGGAAATGAAGGCAAACGAATCATTCAG ATTGGATTGAATTGTCCAGATGAATATCTTATTTCAGTTCATGGGTACCATGGCAACATATACGATCAATTTGGGAATCCCACGCACGTGATTCGGTCATTAACTTTTGAAACCAATAAACAAAGTTTGGGTCCGTATGGGATTGAAGAGGGAATCAAGTTTTCGTTCCCAACCACTGGACTCATCAAGATTGTTGGGTTCCATGGCAGGTCTGGTTGGTTCCTTGATGCAATTGGATTCCACTTCCTTCCCATATCCATTTCAAAATGA
- the LOC101207273 gene encoding uncharacterized protein LOC101207273, with product MMKWEALEKPHPHPLTYIEEKTESQEDMFCYICKKPLYPPAFICSTCKFYVHQSCIYFPPQIQSRFHPQHFLSLDESNTDHCHCCWQMPRDCFYTCSHPYCRFIIDIKCLLADTKTPGLNSIGKHFSHSHPFILEKDISTAKLVVCHVCGMLLPFGPAYFCSECNIRCHKACGDLPQEILQLNQHYHPLFLFPYAKPKSFCNSCKNECSQFVYSCVQCNFNLHVTCRASSNHKHNFTRLRTMIRFKCLLCGWWGHDFPWFCNICHLLAHEKCAELPPSLLVVGHDCPLNFTYSHPFVNQSKLACDICRKKVEPQFAAYSCSKCSYIVHLNCAGKKYLKGLQQHDGRLYITKKDTLKTSFQTYCIRDGEAMPNDFSNKTLELQTLHSNCEQGLILNKDERNDDKQCHGCMQRFPITEPSYSYNCAKCGFFLHKDCADLPITKRHQLHKHSLTLVATQDVAFQCHACLQVCHGFAYHCEKCLYTLDLRCFMIKTKKLKHPSHRHLLSLAQNHDDQQCKGCGQSNKTVFECDDGCSNFSLDYRCATLPQKVRCKFDGSLLYLRFYVEDETGEYYCDVCEEERNPNVCFYHCKTCHLMAHPECILGEYPWLKYGSYETHKHPLALVTEGKKNFSDCDHCGKPCTGNLAYECRRCKFNVHAIGRCYHDQILKGKLSFMIK from the coding sequence ATGATGAAATGGGAAGCTTTGGAGAAGCCACACCCACATCCATTGACATACATAGAAGAAAAGACAGAGAGCCAAGAAGATATGTTCTGTTATATCTGCAAAAAACCACTGTATCCCCCAGCTTTCATTTGCTCTACATGCAAATTTTACGTTCATCAATCTTGCATCTACTTCCCTCCTCAAATCCAGTCTCGTTTCCATCCAcaacattttctttccctCGATGAAAGCAACACCGACCATTGCCATTGTTGCTGGCAAATGCCCCGTGATTGCTTCTACACCTGCTCCCACCCTTATTGCAGATTCATCATTGACATCAAATGTCTTCTCGCTGACACTAAAACTCCTGGCTTGAACTCAATAGGCAAACATTTCAGTCATTCACATCCTTTCATCCTTGAGAAGGATATATCTACAGCAAAGTTGGTTGTTTGCCATGTTTGCGGAATGCTTCTTCCTTTTGGTCCTGCTTACTTTTGCTCGGAGTGTAATATCCGCTGTCATAAAGCTTGCGGCGATCTGCCGCAAGAGATATTACAACTCAACCAACACTATCACCCGCTCTTCCTTTTTCCCTATGCTAAGCCAAAATCTTTTTGCAATAGCTGCAAAAATGAATGTTCACAATTCGTTTACAGTTGTGTTCAGTGTAATTTCAATCTCCACGTGACGTGTAGAGCATCTTCAAATCACAAACACAACTTCACTAGACTTCGAACTATGATTAGATTTAAGTGTCTGTTATGTGGTTGGTGGGGACATGATTTTCCATGGTTTTGTAATATTTGCCATCTCTTGGCTCATGAGAAATGCGCTGAATTGCCCCCATCCCTTTTGGTTGTTGGACACGACTGTCCTCTCAATTTCACATACTCTCACCCTTTTGTGAATCAGAGCAAGTTAGCTTGTGATATATGCAGAAAGAAAGTTGAACCACAGTTTGCAGCATACAGTTGTTCCAAATGCAGCTATATCGTTCATTTGAATTGTGCTGGGAAAAAGTATTTGAAGGGACTACAACAACATGATGGGCGTTtatatataaccaaaaaaGACACATTAAAAACTTCATTTCAAACCTACTGCATCAGAGATGGAGAAGCAATGCCCaatgatttttcaaacaaaacgCTTGAACTTCAGACTCTGCATTCAAATTGTGAACAGGGGTTGATCCTAAACAAAGACGAGCGTAACGATGATAAACAATGTCATGGATGTATGCAACGGTTTCCAATCACTGAGCCATCTTACTCTTACAATTGTGCTAAAtgtggtttttttcttcacaaagATTGTGCTGATTTGCCAATTACAAAGAGGCACCAACTTCATAAACATTCTTTAACTCTTGTAGCAACACAAGATGTGGCATTTCAGTGTCATGCTTGTCTGCAAGTCTGCCATGGCTTTGCCTACCATTGTGAAAAGTGCCTCTATACCCTCGACCTTCGCTGTTTCATGATCAAAACCAAGAAATTGAAGCATCCAAGCCACCGGCACCTACTGTCTCTTGCTCAAAACCACGATGACCAACAATGTAAAGGTTGTGGCCAGAGCAACAAGACAGTGTTCGAATGTGACGATGGCTGCAGCAACTTCTCTTTGGACTACAGATGTGCAACTCTGCCGCAGAAAGTGAGATGCAAGTTCGATGGTAGTTTGTTGTATTTGCGTTTCTATGTTGAAGATGAAACAGGTGAATATTACTGTGATGTAtgtgaagaagagagaaacCCAAATGTATGTTTTTATCACTGCAAGACATGTCATTTAATGGCCCATCCTGAGTGCATTCTTGGGGAGTATCCATGGCTCAAGTATGGATCATATGAAACTCACAAGCATCCGTTGGCTCTTGTGACAGAGGGGAAGAAGAATTTCTCTGATTGTGATCATTGTGGGAAACCTTGTACCGGCAACTTGGCCTATGAATGTCGTCGTTGCAAGTTCAATGTCCATGCTATTGGGCGATGTTACCACGATCAGATACTGAAAGGCAAACTAAGTTTCATGATCAAGTGA
- the LOC101206796 gene encoding jacalin-related lectin 3 isoform X2, with the protein MTNVSTQSISSMTIMVNQFGSPSMVETRVPLLSDIGHMMEKRVLTPTTVIRSLTLESNIKTYGPFGMDEGTKYSFPIMEAKIVGFHGSSGWFLDAIGIYVQPISSSQSVQPAQHKFEMTEVEINEPFSLGEYGGEDGEPWSESFQAIKQLLIHNDEHRIVSIQMEYVDENGHFVWSHKHGGDEGSPSQVVFEFPNEYLVSIHGYYKSELGTIVIRSLTFETSKTSYGPFGNEDGTNFSFPTAGLKIVGIHGRSNTSHLNAIGLLVALIQHY; encoded by the exons ATGACAAATGTATCTACTCAGTCAATATCGAGTATGACAATAATGGTGAATCAATTTGGAAGCCCAAGCATGGTGGAAACAAGGGTTCCACTTCTGAG TGACATAGGACACATGATGGAGAAGAGAGTTCTAACTCCAACCACAGTGATTCGATCGCTAACTCTGGAAAGTAATATAAAAACTTACGGACCATTTGGGATGGACGAAGGAACCAAATATTCGTTCCCAATCATGGAGGCGAAGATCGTTGGATTCCATGGGAGTTCTGGTTGGTTTCTTGATGCAATTGGAATCTATGTACAACCAATTTCCTCTTCCCAGTCGGTGCAACCTGCtcaacataaatttgaaatgactGAAGTTGAAATTAATGAGCCTTTTAGTTTAGGAGAATATGGTGGGGAAGATGGGGAACCATGGAGTGAGAGTTTTCAAGCAATCAAACAGTTGTTGATTCATAATGATGAACATCGGATTGTTTCTATCCAAATGGAATACGTGGATGAGAATGGGCATTTTGTTTGGTCTCACAAACATGGTGGAGACGAAGGTTCTCCATCCCAG GTTGTTTTTGAATTTCCAAATGAGTATCTAGTTTCGATTCATGGCTACTACAAATCTGAACTGGGTACCATTGTGATCCGATCCTTGACTTTTGAAACCAGTAAAACTAGTTATGGGCCATTTGGGAATGAAGATGGAACCAATTTTTCATTCCCAACTGCTGGGTTGAAGATTGTTGGCATCCATGGAAGATCCAACACTTCGCATCTCAATGCCATTGGACTCCTTGTGGCATTGATTCAACATTATTAG
- the LOC101222978 gene encoding uncharacterized protein LOC101222978 isoform X1: MEEIGNFKKLHNHPLILYQYGNHKNGDEVYCSKCRKPWLPPAFSCSDSGCNFHIHLSCVDLLPQIHTPFHSHHKLPLSLVLTNTFCKCCGQKPTGKSYSCPQCDFVIDLQCLIADTKATGLTKIPGGDQFHHFTHPHPLTFLQQHWGKNRIIVCSVCQLRIKSGSDSISCYFCSQCDSHFHQQCAEFPREIINFRYHQHPLFLFARSFESNILCNNCRNSCFNFFYSCPPCKFNLHVSCLSSFHHQHDFIRLHKVFPYKCQICGQNSEPAVPWFCSICHLFAHKSCAEQPTILHTFDHRHPLSLTFSCHRDICKICNGKINMSFARYACRICSYDAHLNCAKSREKEEMKEEIMLTEEEVGVGMNKILHFSHKHELILRPGEDNRICNGCMQFIVTEYYGCSKCRFYLHEECARFTSQYKKLLFHSHKLNMVYIPDFIFSCSVCLQYCQGFAYNCKECSFAIDIRCAAITFPFTHSSHKHHPLFHYRDKGKHKCGGCGEGLKNKFVFGCDDCNFYLDAKCANLPLAVRNRFDEHPLSLTFVNKDEEGDDEHYCDICEEKRERNEWYYCCKMCYFAAHMKCALGDYPFLKSAKFEGHRHMLNLVKEGKKGYSACGSCGHSCEGNLAFECGNCICKFNVHAFGLCYHKLLTQGSITFSMPSLHSRSLPLYLDPIQRKRSKIIMLLEGEVKQGGWKERGFNGIREFMVNHGRWADSIGIQYEENEKSSEENHDEDDEDTDVEIPNVAMSLGKYGGFEGEYWDDAAFSSIQSVEITHEKAINSITIKYDQNGPSERHGGNRGRHTSTVDLEYPDEYLISIVGYMGYYGQHYVIRSLSLESNKQIYGPFGREEGTRFVFPTSGAKIVSFHGTSGLYLNSIGINVLPLQNNLKTTPL, encoded by the exons atggaagaaattggTAATTTTAAGAAGCTGCACAATCACCCATTGATCCTTTACCAATACGGAAACCATAAAAATGGTGACGAGGTTTATTGTTCCAAGTGTCGTAAACCATGGCTTCCACCAGCGTTCAGTTGCTCTGACTCCGGCTGCAACTTCCATATCCATTTATCTTGCGTCGATCTTCTTCCCCAAATTCACACCCCTTTTCATTCCCATCACAAACTCCCTCTATCTCTCGTCCTCACCAACACATTCTGCAAGTGCTGTGGCCAAAAGCCGACCGGAAAATCCTACTCCTGCCCTCAATGTGATTTCGTTATTGACCTACAATGCCTCATCGCCGACACCAAAGCCACCGGCTTAACCAAAATTCCCGGGGGTGACCAATTTCACCATTTTACTCATCCCCATCCGTTAACCTTTCTACAGCAACATTGGGGGAAAAACAGAATCATTGTTTGCTCTGTGTGCCAGTTGCGTATCAAATCAGGTTCCGATTCTATTTCTTGTTACTTTTGCTCTCAATGTGATTCCCACTTTCATCAACAATGTGCTGAATTTCCTCGTGAGATTATAAATTTTCGTTATCATCAACAtccattatttctttttgctcGATCATTTGAGAGTAACATACTTTGTAATAACTGTAGAAACAGttgcttcaattttttctacaGTTGTCCACCCTGTAAATTCAATCTTCATGTATCGTGTTTATCCTCATTCCACCACCAACATGACTTCATTAGATTGCACAAGGTATTTCCTTATAAATGTCAAATTTGTGGCCAGAATTCTGAGCCTGCAGTTCCTTGGTTCTGTAGCATTTGCCATCTTTTCGCGCATAAAAGTTGCGCCGAGCAACCAACCATTCTCCATACATTTGATCATCGTCATCCTTTAAGTCTAACGTTCTCTTGTCATCGtgatatttgcaaaatctgCAATGGAAAGATAAACATGTCGTTTGCTAGATATGCTTGTCGGATTTGCAGTTATGATGCACATTTGAATTGTGCTAAGAGtcgagaaaaagaagagatgaagGAGGAAATAATGCTGacagaagaagaagttggTGTTGGCATGAacaaaattttgcattttagCCATAAGCATGAGTTGATTCTTCGGCCGGGGGAGGATAATAGGATCTGTAATGGGTGTATGCAATTTATAGTGACTGAATATTATGGTTGTTCAAAGTGCAGGTTCTATTTGCACGAAGAATGTGCAAGATTCACGAgtcaatacaaaaaattactttttcattCGCATAAGCTGAATATGGTTTATATCccagattttattttctcatgtAGTGTTTGTCTTCAATACTGTCAAGGCTTCGCCTATAACTGTAAAGAATGTAGCTTTGCAATTGACATTCGCTGTGCTGCAATTACATTCCCATTTACACATTCAAGTCACAAACATCATCCCCTGTTTCATTACAGAGATAAAGGAAAACATAAATGTGGAGGTTGTGGAGAAGGGTTGAAGaacaaatttgtatttggatGTGATGATTGCAACTTCTATTTAGATGCAAAATGTGCAAATCTGCCACTTGCAGTAAGAAATAGATTTGATGAACATCCTCTAAGCCTCACATTTGTGAATAAAGACGAGGAAGGTGATGATGAACATTATTGTGATAtctgtgaagaaaaaagagaaagaaatgagTGGTACTACTGTTGTAAGATGTGCTATTTTGCAGCACATATGAAGTGTGCTCTTGGAGATTATCCATTTCTGAAGTCAGCAAAGTTTGAAGGTCATAGGCATATGCTCAATTTGGTGAAAGAAGGTAAGAAAGGGTACTCTGCTTGTGGTAGTTGTGGTCATTCTTGTGAAGGCAATTTGGCTTTTGAATGTGGGAATTGCATTTGTAAGTTTAATGTTCATGCATTTGGGTTGTGCTATCACAAGCTGCTTACACAAGGCTCAATAACTTTCTCCATGCCTTCTCTTCACTCTCGTTCACTTCCCCTCTACTTGGACCCAATTCAAAG aaaaaggagcaagatTATTATGTTGTTGGAAGGAGAAGTGAAGCAAGGTGGTTGGAAGGAAAGAGGGTTCAATGGAATCAGAGAGTTCATGGTGAATCATGGACGATGGGCTGATTCCATTGGGATACAATACGAGGAAAATGAGAAGTCATCAGAAGAAAATcatgatgaagatgatgaagatacTGACGTGGAGATTCCAAATGTGGCCATGTCATTGGGAAAGTACGGAGGATTTGAAGGGGAGTATTGGGATGATGCAGCCTTCTCTTCAATACAGAGCGTGGAGATTACTCATGAAAAAGCCATAAACTCCATAACAATTAAATATGACCAAAACGGACCGTCTGAAAGGCACGGAGGAAATCGAGGTCGTCACACATCTACG GTGGATCTTGAATATCCAGATGAATACCTAATTTCAATAGTTGGATACATGGGTTACTATGGACAACACTATGTGATTCGATCCTTGAGTTTAGAAAGCAATAAACAGATTTATGGGCCATTTGGTAGAGAAGAAGGAACAAGATTTGTGTTTCCTACAAGTGGTGCTAAGATTGTTAGTTTTCACGGTACATCTGGTCTTTACCTCAATTCTATTGGAATCAATGTTCTCCCCCTTCAAAACAACCTCAAAACCACTCCTCTTTAA
- the LOC101222978 gene encoding uncharacterized protein LOC101222978 isoform X2, whose translation MEEIGNFKKLHNHPLILYQYGNHKNGDEVYCSKCRKPWLPPAFSCSDSGCNFHIHLSCVDLLPQIHTPFHSHHKLPLSLVLTNTFCKCCGQKPTGKSYSCPQCDFVIDLQCLIADTKATGLTKIPGGDQFHHFTHPHPLTFLQQHWGKNRIIVCSVCQLRIKSGSDSISCYFCSQCDSHFHQQCAEFPREIINFRYHQHPLFLFARSFESNILCNNCRNSCFNFFYSCPPCKFNLHVSCLSSFHHQHDFIRLHKVFPYKCQICGQNSEPAVPWFCSICHLFAHKSCAEQPTILHTFDHRHPLSLTFSCHRDICKICNGKINMSFARYACRICSYDAHLNCAKSREKEEMKEEIMLTEEEVGVGMNKILHFSHKHELILRPGEDNRICNGCMQFIVTEYYGCSKCRFYLHEECARFTSQYKKLLFHSHKLNMVYIPDFIFSCSVCLQYCQGFAYNCKECSFAIDIRCAAITFPFTHSSHKHHPLFHYRDKGKHKCGGCGEGLKNKFVFGCDDCNFYLDAKCANLPLAVRNRFDEHPLSLTFVNKDEEGDDEHYCDICEEKRERNEWYYCCKMCYFAAHMKCALGDYPFLKSAKFEGHRHMLNLVKEGKKGYSACGSCGHSCEGNLAFECGNCICKFNVHAFGLCYHKLLTQGSITFSMPSLHSRSLPLYLDPIQRKRSKIIMLLEGEVKQGGWKERGFNGIREFMVNHGRWADSIGIQYEENEKSSEENHDEDDEDTDVEIPNVAMSLGKYGGFEGEYWDDAAFSSIQSVEITHEKAINSITIKYDQNGPSERHGGNRGRHTSTVAKHHM comes from the exons atggaagaaattggTAATTTTAAGAAGCTGCACAATCACCCATTGATCCTTTACCAATACGGAAACCATAAAAATGGTGACGAGGTTTATTGTTCCAAGTGTCGTAAACCATGGCTTCCACCAGCGTTCAGTTGCTCTGACTCCGGCTGCAACTTCCATATCCATTTATCTTGCGTCGATCTTCTTCCCCAAATTCACACCCCTTTTCATTCCCATCACAAACTCCCTCTATCTCTCGTCCTCACCAACACATTCTGCAAGTGCTGTGGCCAAAAGCCGACCGGAAAATCCTACTCCTGCCCTCAATGTGATTTCGTTATTGACCTACAATGCCTCATCGCCGACACCAAAGCCACCGGCTTAACCAAAATTCCCGGGGGTGACCAATTTCACCATTTTACTCATCCCCATCCGTTAACCTTTCTACAGCAACATTGGGGGAAAAACAGAATCATTGTTTGCTCTGTGTGCCAGTTGCGTATCAAATCAGGTTCCGATTCTATTTCTTGTTACTTTTGCTCTCAATGTGATTCCCACTTTCATCAACAATGTGCTGAATTTCCTCGTGAGATTATAAATTTTCGTTATCATCAACAtccattatttctttttgctcGATCATTTGAGAGTAACATACTTTGTAATAACTGTAGAAACAGttgcttcaattttttctacaGTTGTCCACCCTGTAAATTCAATCTTCATGTATCGTGTTTATCCTCATTCCACCACCAACATGACTTCATTAGATTGCACAAGGTATTTCCTTATAAATGTCAAATTTGTGGCCAGAATTCTGAGCCTGCAGTTCCTTGGTTCTGTAGCATTTGCCATCTTTTCGCGCATAAAAGTTGCGCCGAGCAACCAACCATTCTCCATACATTTGATCATCGTCATCCTTTAAGTCTAACGTTCTCTTGTCATCGtgatatttgcaaaatctgCAATGGAAAGATAAACATGTCGTTTGCTAGATATGCTTGTCGGATTTGCAGTTATGATGCACATTTGAATTGTGCTAAGAGtcgagaaaaagaagagatgaagGAGGAAATAATGCTGacagaagaagaagttggTGTTGGCATGAacaaaattttgcattttagCCATAAGCATGAGTTGATTCTTCGGCCGGGGGAGGATAATAGGATCTGTAATGGGTGTATGCAATTTATAGTGACTGAATATTATGGTTGTTCAAAGTGCAGGTTCTATTTGCACGAAGAATGTGCAAGATTCACGAgtcaatacaaaaaattactttttcattCGCATAAGCTGAATATGGTTTATATCccagattttattttctcatgtAGTGTTTGTCTTCAATACTGTCAAGGCTTCGCCTATAACTGTAAAGAATGTAGCTTTGCAATTGACATTCGCTGTGCTGCAATTACATTCCCATTTACACATTCAAGTCACAAACATCATCCCCTGTTTCATTACAGAGATAAAGGAAAACATAAATGTGGAGGTTGTGGAGAAGGGTTGAAGaacaaatttgtatttggatGTGATGATTGCAACTTCTATTTAGATGCAAAATGTGCAAATCTGCCACTTGCAGTAAGAAATAGATTTGATGAACATCCTCTAAGCCTCACATTTGTGAATAAAGACGAGGAAGGTGATGATGAACATTATTGTGATAtctgtgaagaaaaaagagaaagaaatgagTGGTACTACTGTTGTAAGATGTGCTATTTTGCAGCACATATGAAGTGTGCTCTTGGAGATTATCCATTTCTGAAGTCAGCAAAGTTTGAAGGTCATAGGCATATGCTCAATTTGGTGAAAGAAGGTAAGAAAGGGTACTCTGCTTGTGGTAGTTGTGGTCATTCTTGTGAAGGCAATTTGGCTTTTGAATGTGGGAATTGCATTTGTAAGTTTAATGTTCATGCATTTGGGTTGTGCTATCACAAGCTGCTTACACAAGGCTCAATAACTTTCTCCATGCCTTCTCTTCACTCTCGTTCACTTCCCCTCTACTTGGACCCAATTCAAAG aaaaaggagcaagatTATTATGTTGTTGGAAGGAGAAGTGAAGCAAGGTGGTTGGAAGGAAAGAGGGTTCAATGGAATCAGAGAGTTCATGGTGAATCATGGACGATGGGCTGATTCCATTGGGATACAATACGAGGAAAATGAGAAGTCATCAGAAGAAAATcatgatgaagatgatgaagatacTGACGTGGAGATTCCAAATGTGGCCATGTCATTGGGAAAGTACGGAGGATTTGAAGGGGAGTATTGGGATGATGCAGCCTTCTCTTCAATACAGAGCGTGGAGATTACTCATGAAAAAGCCATAAACTCCATAACAATTAAATATGACCAAAACGGACCGTCTGAAAGGCACGGAGGAAATCGAGGTCGTCACACATCTACG GTAGCCAAACACCACATGTAG